From the genome of Streptococcus lutetiensis, one region includes:
- a CDS encoding ABC transporter ATP-binding protein, whose translation MQIQIKHIKKVFKDKEVLNDISFTIESGSICGLLGVNGAGKSTLMKILYGLESQSAGEILFDGKTSIEIKDDKKFGALIESPAIYMNLSAFDNLKTKALLYDIPDETIRETLNLIGLANTGRKKAGKFSLGMKQRLGLGMAIITNPEFLILDEPTNGLDPDGIKELLDLINSLKQKGITILISSHQLHEVSKIADDIVILHQGKIHYNQPNQDKQDLEKLFFSIVHGGYEK comes from the coding sequence ATGCAAATTCAAATTAAACATATCAAGAAAGTCTTCAAGGATAAGGAAGTTTTAAATGATATTTCATTTACCATCGAATCAGGTTCGATTTGTGGACTTTTGGGAGTCAATGGAGCTGGGAAATCTACATTAATGAAAATACTCTATGGTTTAGAAAGTCAGAGTGCTGGTGAAATTTTATTTGATGGAAAAACGAGTATAGAGATAAAAGATGATAAAAAATTTGGTGCTTTAATTGAGTCACCAGCTATTTACATGAATTTATCAGCTTTTGATAATTTAAAAACTAAAGCACTGCTTTATGATATTCCAGATGAAACCATACGAGAAACCTTGAACTTAATTGGTTTAGCAAATACTGGTCGCAAAAAAGCTGGTAAATTTTCTTTAGGAATGAAGCAACGTTTAGGACTTGGTATGGCAATCATTACCAATCCAGAATTTCTGATTTTAGATGAGCCAACTAACGGCTTAGACCCAGATGGCATCAAAGAACTTTTAGATTTAATCAACTCTCTCAAGCAAAAAGGAATAACGATTCTCATCTCAAGTCACCAATTACATGAAGTTAGTAAGATTGCAGATGATATTGTTATCCTGCATCAAGGAAAAATTCATTACAATCAGCCCAATCAAGACAAACAAGATTTAGAAAAACTCTTCTTTTCTATTGTCCATGGAGGTTATGAAAAATGA
- a CDS encoding ABC-2 family transporter permease, with the protein MRKILQSECLKQKHGAYFKLCLVLPFISLFIAFLLCGPTILESFSIYWWEALFLFTLAGLLFVYDYKAEEGAGHFQNTLQGKLTGKIKVAKVMTALKNLFLANCVLLLFLYLVSFVFCGVMTVHFFRDAWVLLLMLIASAWNVPLLFYLSKWINCYLVFVLNSFLCLLVAPFLAQTSFWNLFPYTYHYKIAQALLHLKPSGEVEVLNHPHPVGLCIVAISLSVLLFLIFIKALKEQKRG; encoded by the coding sequence ATGAGAAAAATACTTCAATCAGAATGCCTAAAACAAAAACATGGTGCTTACTTTAAATTATGTTTAGTCTTGCCATTTATCTCTCTCTTTATCGCTTTTTTGCTTTGCGGACCAACGATTCTAGAGAGTTTTTCAATTTATTGGTGGGAAGCATTGTTTTTATTTACTTTGGCAGGATTGTTATTTGTTTATGATTATAAAGCTGAAGAAGGAGCTGGACATTTTCAAAACACACTTCAAGGTAAATTAACTGGAAAAATTAAAGTCGCAAAAGTCATGACGGCATTAAAGAACCTATTTTTAGCAAATTGTGTTCTGTTACTTTTTCTTTATCTTGTCTCATTTGTTTTTTGCGGTGTGATGACTGTCCACTTTTTTCGTGACGCTTGGGTACTATTATTGATGCTTATCGCTTCTGCATGGAATGTCCCTCTCTTATTTTACCTTTCAAAATGGATTAATTGTTATTTGGTCTTCGTTCTAAATTCTTTTTTATGTTTGCTCGTTGCGCCATTTTTAGCACAAACGTCTTTTTGGAATTTATTTCCCTACACATATCATTATAAAATCGCCCAAGCTCTTCTTCACTTAAAACCTTCTGGAGAAGTAGAAGTACTAAATCACCCTCATCCTGTAGGACTATGCATTGTAGCAATCAGTTTATCCGTCCTTTTATTTCTTATCTTCATCAAAGCACTAAAGGAGCAAAAACGTGGTTAA